The region CGGCCCAGCAGGTGCTCGCCGATGCACTCGTCCACGAAGGCCCTGGTCACGCGGGCCTCGGTGGCGCACTCGGCGAGGGTGAACCGGGTGTTCTGGAACTTGATGAGCTCCCGGCCGAACGCGGTGCGGTCCTTGACGTAGTCCACGGTCAGGTCCACCGCGGCCTCGATGCCCGCGATCGACGCCACCGCGATGATCAGCCGCTCCTGCGGGAGCTGCCGCATGAGCTGGATGAAGCCCTGCCCCTCGGCCGAGCCGAGCAGGTTGGTCGCGGGCACCCGGACGTCGTCGAAGAACAGCTCGGCGGTGTCCTGGCCCTTGAGCCCGATCTTGTCCAGCACCCGGCCGCGCCGGAAGCCCGGGGCCAGCGGCGTCTCCACGACCAGCAGGGAGATGCCGGTCGCGCCCTGGGACGGGTCGGTCTTGGCGACCACGATCACCAGCTCGGCCTGCGCGCCGTTGGTGATGAAGGTCTTGGAGCCGTTGATCACGTACTCGTCGCCGGTGCGGACCGCGCGGGTCTTGATGTTCTGCAGGTCGGAGCCGCCGCCGGGCTCGGACATCGCGATCGCGCCCACCAGCTCGCCGGTGGCGAGCCTGGGCAGCCAGCGCAGCTTCTGCTCCTCGGTGCCGTAGGCCAGGACGTAGTGCGCCACGATCCCGCTGTGCACGCTGTTGCCCCACGCGCTGTCGCCGGCGCGGGCCTGCTCCTCCAGCAGCACCGCCTCGTGCGCGAACGTGCCGCCGCCCCCGCCGTACTCCTCCGGCACGGACAGGCACATCAGGCCCAGCTCGCCGGCCTTGTTCCAGAACTCCCGGTCCACCTGCTTCTGCGCGGCCCAGCGCTCGTGGTTCGGGACCGACTCCTTCGCGAAGAACGTCCGGGCGAGCCGGCGCAGCTGGTCCAGGTCGTCGGTCATCCAGGGGGAACGGCGCGTTGGCATACCGACGACGGTCCCACCGGCGGCGGTCGCCCGCCATGACCGCCACACCCACAACTGCCGGCAGATCGTGAGCGCAATTGTCAGGTGCGTGCGCGACACTGCGGACATGAACCTCCGAAGGCTGTCCCCGCGGGACTGGGCGACTTGGCGTGACATGAGGCTCAGCGCACTGGCCAGCGACCCCGGCGCGTTCGGCTCGACGCTGACCGTCGAGCAGGGGTACGGGGAGGCCCGCTGGCGCGAGATCCTGCACCCGCGGTGGGGCGTGAAAGTCATCGCGGAGGCGCCCCAGCCGGTCGGACTGGTGGGGACAGTGCCCCATGAGGTCCACGACGACGTGCTGTACCTGTACTCCATGTGGGTGAAACCGCCGTTCCGCCGGCGGGGCGTCGGCGAAGCCCTGGTGGCCGAGGTCCTGGCCTGGGCGATGGAGCACGGCTGGCCCCGGGTGCAGCTCCGGGTGTTCGCCGGCAACGTCCCGGCCCGCCGGCTGTACGAGCGGCTGGGCTTCACCGGTGACGGCGAGGTGATGGACCTCGCGGTGAGCTAATAAGTCAGTCGTAGCGGTCATGGGCTTGGCGGCCGCGACTGCCTACGGTGGCAGCATGAGCGAAGCCTTGATCTTCGACGCGGTGCGCACACCGCGCGGCAGGGGAAAGCGCGGTTCGCTGCACAGCGTGAAGCCGATCACCCTGGCCTCCGGGGTGCTCGCGGCGCTGGCGCGGCGCAACGACCTGGACACCTCGGCCGTGGACGACGTGGTGTTCGGCGTCGTGTCCCCGGTCGGCGAGCAGGGCTCGGACATCGCCCGCACCGCCGTCCTGGCGGCCGGGTGGGACCTGCGGCCCGCCGGGGTGCAGCTCAACCGCTTCTGCGCGTCCGGCCTGGAGTCGGTGAACCTCGCGGCGGCCAAGGTGGCGTCCGGGTTCGAGGACCTGGTGGTCGCGGGCGGCGTGGAGTCCATGTCGCGGGTGCCGATGGGCTCGGACGGCGGCGCGTGGATGGCCGACCCGGAGACCAACCTGGCCACGAACTTCGTGCCGCAGGGCGTGAGCGCGGACCTGATCGCCACCCTGGAGGGCTTCAGCCGGGAGGACGTCGACGCGTTCGCCCTCCAGTCGCAGCAGCGGGCCTCGCTCGCGCGGGACAAGGGGTACTTCGAGCGCTCGCTGGTGCCCGTGGTGGACCAGAACGGGGTCGTCGTGCTCGACCACGACGAGGCGATCCGGCCGGAGACCACGCTGGCGGCGCTGGGCGGGCTCAAGCCGTCGTTCCAGTTCCACGGCGACCTCGGGTTCGACGCGGTCGCCATCGACCGGTACCCGTCGGTCGAGCGGATCGACCACGTGCACACGCCGGGCAACTCCTCGCAGATCGTGGACGGCGCGGCGGCCATGCTGATCGGCAGCGCCCGCGCGGGCCGGGACCTCGGCCTCACGCCCCGGGCCCGGGTCGTGTCGGTCGCCGTGGTCGGCTCGGAGCCGACGATCATGCTCACCGGCCCGGCGCCGGCGGCGCGCAAGGCGCTGGACAGGGCGCGGCTGTCGGTGGAGGACATCGACCTGTTCGAGATCAACGAGGCGTTCTCCTCGGTGGTGCTCAAGTTCCGGCGCGAGCTGGACCTGCCCGACGAGAAGGTCAACGTCAACGGCGGCGCGATCGCCATGGGCCACCCGCTGGGCGCGACCGGCTGCATGATCCTGGGCACCCTGCTGGACGAGCTGGAGCGCCGGGACCTGCGCCGGGGCCTGGCCACGCTGTGCGTGGGCGGCGGCATGGGCATCGCGACGATCATCGAGAGGCTCTGATGACCATCCACTACGAGCGCGACGACGAGGGTGTCGTCACCCTCACCATGGACCTGTCGGGCTCGGCGAACGTGATGAACGCCGAGTACCACCGGGCGATGGGCGAGGCGGTCGCCCGGCTGGAGGCCGAGCGCGACGAGATCACCGGGGTGGTGCTGACCTCGGCCAAGAAGATGTTCTTCGCGGGCGGCGACCTGAACCTGCTGATCACGCTCACGCCGGAGAACGCGGGCGAGGCGCTCGGGTTCCTGGAGGAGGTGAAGGGCCAGCTGCGCCGGCTGGAGACGCTGGGCAGGCCGGTCGTCGCGGCGGTCAACGGCGCGGCGCTGGGCGGCGGCTTCGAGATCGCGCTGGCCTGCCACCACCGGGTGGTGCTCGACGACGACAAGATCAAGGTGGGCCTGCCCGAGGTGACCCTGGGCCTGCTGCCCGGCGGTGGCGGCGTGACCCGGCTGGTGCGCCTGCTCGGCGTGCAGCCGGCGCTGCCGCTGCTGATGGAGGGCAGGCAGTTGCGGCCCGCGCGGGCGTTGCAGGCCGGGATCGTGGACGCCCTGGCACCCTCGAAGGAGGACCTGATCGCGCAGGCCCGCGCGTGGATCAAGGCCAACCCCGCGCCGCAGCAGCCGTGGGACCGGCCCGGGTACTCGGTGCCGGACGTGAAGTTCGGCGACCCGAACGTCTACGGGCTGCTCGCCGCCGCGCCCGCCGTGCTGCGCAAGAAGACCCACGGCGCCTACCCGGCCCCGGAGAAGATCCTGGCGGCCGCGGTCGAGGGCGCGCTGGTGGACTTCGACACCGCGCTGGAGGTCGAGGGCCGGTACTTCCTCGAACTGGTCACCGGCCAGGTGTCGAAGAACATGATCTCGACGTTCTGGTTCCAGCTCAACGAGATCGGCGCGGGCGGCTCGCGTCCGTCCACTGTGGACGCCACGAAGGTGGGCAGGCTGGGCGTGCTCGGCGCGGGCATGATGGGCGCGGGCATCGCCGAGGTCAGCGCCAAGGCCGGCATCGAGGTGGTGCTCAAGGACGTCACGCTGGAGGGCGCGACCCGCGGTGCCAACGGCGTCCCGGGCATCACGCCGACCGATTCCGACGCCGACCTGGCCGGGTGCGACCTGGTGATCGAGGCCGTGTTCGAGAACCGCGCGCTGAAGAACGAGGTGCTGCCGGCGGCCGAGTCGTCGGCGCTGCCGGACGCGGTGATCGCCTCCAACACCTCCACCCTGCCGATCACCGGGCTGGCCTCGGCCGTGGCCGACCCGACGAGGTTCATCGGGCTGCACTTCTTCTCGCCGGTGCCGAAGATGCGGCTGGTGGAGATCATCCGCGGCGAGCAGACCTCGGACGAGACGCTGGCGCGGGCGTTCGACTACGTGCTCCAGATCGGCAAGACGCCGATCGTGGTCAACGACAGCCGCGGCTTCTACACCTCGCGGACGTTCGGCACGTACGTGACCGAGGCCGTGTCGATGATCGCCGAGGGCGTGCGGCCGGCGCTGGTCGAGAACGTCGCCAAGCGGTCCGGCATGGCCGTGGGGCCGCTCGCCGTCTCCGACGAGGTGACGTTGACGCTCCAGCTCAAGATCCGCGACCAGACCCTGGCCGACGACCCGGCCACCGCCGGCGCGCTGGGCGAGCACCCGGCGTTCGGCGTGCTGGAGGAGCTGGTCGCCGAGGGGCGCACCGGCAAGTCCGGCGGGGCCGGGTTCTACGAGTACCCCGAGGGCGGCAAGAAGTTCCTGTGGCCGGGGCTGGCCCGGTACGCGCGCGACGACGCCGGCGTGACCGAGCGCGACGTCGAGGACCGGCTGCTGTTCATCCAGTCGCTGGAGACCGTGCGGTGCCTGGACGAGGGCGTGCTGACCTCGGTCGGGGACGCGAACGTGGGCAGCGTGTTCGGGTTCGGGTTCGCGCCGTGGAGCGGCGGGACGCTGCAGTTCGTGAACTCCTACGGGCTGTCGGAGTTCGTGGAGCGGGCCGACTACCTGGCCGACACCTACGGCGAGCGCTTCCGGCCGCCGGCGTCGCTGCGCGAGCGCGCCGCGAAGGGCGAGAAGTTCTGAGGTGACGGGTGGAGCCCGGTGTCGGCACACCGGGCTCCACCCTCTCAGGCGACCGCGCCGTCGCGCGGTACTCGTTTCAGGCGACCTTGAGCCCCCACTGCGGCCACGCGGTGGTCACGTCCGCGCGGCGGGTGACGCCGTTGACGGTGACCGCGATGGTCGCCTTGCCCGGCCGCAGCGCGGTGAGCCTGCCGGTCGCCGGGTCGAGCCACGCCACGTGCCACGGCCGCAGTCCGGCGAACTGTCCGATGTGGACGTTGAGGGAACCGGTCCAGTCCGCGCTCACCGGGTACTTCACCGGCACCTGCCGCGAACCCTGGGCGACGCTCGCCGCGACCGCGCCCGGCGTGCCGACCCGGACGGTGTCCGGCACCGCCAGCGACAGGCCGTCGACGTGCGGCCGGATCTCCGCGGCGATCCACTCCTGGCCGGGCTTCGGGCGCGAGTCGACGCCGAGCATGGTCCAGCCGGAGAACCCGCCCTCGGCCGGTGCCTTGCCGGAGTTGCCGTTGATCAGGTACGGCACGCCGTCGACCCGAGACGCGTGGAACACGCCGACGTGCGAGCCGATGAACATCGCGCCCTTGCCGGTGGTGCGGCGGAAGTCGGCCAGCCAGTCCTCCACGACGTCGGCTTCCAGCCGGTCGTTGAGCTGACTGCCCTTGGTGGGCGTCGGGTCGCGCGGCGGGTGGTGCTCCACCACGACCACCGAGTTCACCGGACCGTGGTCGCGCAACGCGTCGCGCAGCATCGCGGCCTGGTCGAAGCCGCCGCCGCGGACCGTCCCGGTGGACGTGTCGAGCAGCACGAACCGGGTGCCCTTGTGGTCGAAGACCCGGTTGGTGGCACCGAACTCGCGGCGGAAGTTCTCGATCGTGCCCGGCCCCATGATCTCGTGGTTGCCCGGCACGTAGTACCACGGCAGCTCGTCGCCCAGCTCCTCGTTCAGGATCCGGTGCGCCATCGCGAGGTCCGCCGGTGCCGCCTCGTCCACGAAGTCGCCGTTGACCACGACGAAATCGGGCTTCTGCGCCTTGATCTCGCGCAGGGTGCGCCGGGCGGCGCGCACCAGGTCGCTGTCCGGGTCGCGGGCGACGAACTGGGCGTCGGACATCACCGCGAACCGCCACTCGCGGTTGCCGACCGTGCCGTCCTGCACCACGACGCGGTCGGCGACCTCCTGCGCGGCGGGCAGTTGCACGGCCGGCGGCACCTTGGCGACGATGTCGTCCACCAGCACCTCGCCCGAGTACTGCCGGTCGGCCTTGGTCTCGATCGTGTAGAACCTGGTGACGCTCAACGGGAAGGCCATCCCGGAGGGCACCGGGACCTCCAGGTACTTCCAGCCGGTCCAGGTGATGTACGGGCCGTAGAGCGACCTGGTGAGCCCGGCGTTGTCGGTCACCGTGAACGCCGTCCACTCGCCGCGCCCGTGCCCGTAGACCCACGCGCCCAGCGCGAGCGGCTGCCCCTCCAGCACGATCGGCCGAGGCGGGATCGCGTACGCCGTGCGGGTCCCGGTGGACTGGCCGAAGTCGTAGGCGAGCTTCAGGCCCGCGCCGGTGCGGCCCTCGGCGACCGGGGCGACCGAGCCCGAGCCGCGCGCCGAGCCGAACGTCCACGCCGCGCCGTCGTCGAAGTTCGCGACGACCTTCTCCTGCAACCCCACGGTGACCGGCACGCGCACGACGGTCCCGCCCACCCGCGCGGTGACGGTGGTCGCGCCGGGCTTGAGCGCCTTGACCCGCAACGAGCCGTTGTCGCCGGGCGCGATGTCGACCACCGCCCGGTCGTAGTCCAGGTCGAGGTCGGCGGGCTCGACCGGCGCGGTGAAGCCCTCCGGGTCGTGGCCGACGACGCCGAGGCCGCCGGTGCCGCCGATCTCGGGCAGGCTGAGCCGGTTCGTGGTGGCCGAGAGCCGTGCCAGCGGTCCCAGCACGGTCAGCTCCACCTCGCCGGTGGTGCCGCCGCGCCGGGCGACGGCCTTGGTGGTGCCCTTCGACAGGCCCCGGAACACACCGTCGGCGACCCAGCCCACGTGCGGGCGGGTGGACTGCCAGAGGTGCGCCTGGTCCCGGGCCGGGCCGTAGGTCTCGTCGTAGCCGTCGGCGACCAGGCGGCGGGTCAGGCCGGGGAACACCCGCTCGGGGTGGCCGCCCGCGACGGTGTCCGAGCCGGGCGCGCGGCGCGGGTCGATCGCGGTGCGGGTCCAGAACCCGGCGAGCCGGCCGCTGCCCTGCGGCGCGTAGAGCGCCAGGCCGTTGGGCACCGGGCGTTCCCCGCCGTCGGACGGGGTGTTCTCCACCGCCACGGCCTCGGTGCCGGGGGTGCGGGCGAGCAGCGTGGACGAGCCGCCGCCGTCGAGGTTGAGGGCGTTGTGCGCGCCCATCTCCTTCAGCGCGGCGGCCATGTCCTTGAGGTTGAGGCCCAGCAGGAACGGCGCTTGCCGGC is a window of Saccharothrix espanaensis DSM 44229 DNA encoding:
- a CDS encoding acetyl-CoA C-acetyltransferase, translating into MSEALIFDAVRTPRGRGKRGSLHSVKPITLASGVLAALARRNDLDTSAVDDVVFGVVSPVGEQGSDIARTAVLAAGWDLRPAGVQLNRFCASGLESVNLAAAKVASGFEDLVVAGGVESMSRVPMGSDGGAWMADPETNLATNFVPQGVSADLIATLEGFSREDVDAFALQSQQRASLARDKGYFERSLVPVVDQNGVVVLDHDEAIRPETTLAALGGLKPSFQFHGDLGFDAVAIDRYPSVERIDHVHTPGNSSQIVDGAAAMLIGSARAGRDLGLTPRARVVSVAVVGSEPTIMLTGPAPAARKALDRARLSVEDIDLFEINEAFSSVVLKFRRELDLPDEKVNVNGGAIAMGHPLGATGCMILGTLLDELERRDLRRGLATLCVGGGMGIATIIERL
- a CDS encoding GNAT family N-acetyltransferase, which translates into the protein MNLRRLSPRDWATWRDMRLSALASDPGAFGSTLTVEQGYGEARWREILHPRWGVKVIAEAPQPVGLVGTVPHEVHDDVLYLYSMWVKPPFRRRGVGEALVAEVLAWAMEHGWPRVQLRVFAGNVPARRLYERLGFTGDGEVMDLAVS
- a CDS encoding 3-hydroxyacyl-CoA dehydrogenase NAD-binding domain-containing protein; the protein is MTIHYERDDEGVVTLTMDLSGSANVMNAEYHRAMGEAVARLEAERDEITGVVLTSAKKMFFAGGDLNLLITLTPENAGEALGFLEEVKGQLRRLETLGRPVVAAVNGAALGGGFEIALACHHRVVLDDDKIKVGLPEVTLGLLPGGGGVTRLVRLLGVQPALPLLMEGRQLRPARALQAGIVDALAPSKEDLIAQARAWIKANPAPQQPWDRPGYSVPDVKFGDPNVYGLLAAAPAVLRKKTHGAYPAPEKILAAAVEGALVDFDTALEVEGRYFLELVTGQVSKNMISTFWFQLNEIGAGGSRPSTVDATKVGRLGVLGAGMMGAGIAEVSAKAGIEVVLKDVTLEGATRGANGVPGITPTDSDADLAGCDLVIEAVFENRALKNEVLPAAESSALPDAVIASNTSTLPITGLASAVADPTRFIGLHFFSPVPKMRLVEIIRGEQTSDETLARAFDYVLQIGKTPIVVNDSRGFYTSRTFGTYVTEAVSMIAEGVRPALVENVAKRSGMAVGPLAVSDEVTLTLQLKIRDQTLADDPATAGALGEHPAFGVLEELVAEGRTGKSGGAGFYEYPEGGKKFLWPGLARYARDDAGVTERDVEDRLLFIQSLETVRCLDEGVLTSVGDANVGSVFGFGFAPWSGGTLQFVNSYGLSEFVERADYLADTYGERFRPPASLRERAAKGEKF
- a CDS encoding acyl-CoA dehydrogenase family protein, which translates into the protein MPTRRSPWMTDDLDQLRRLARTFFAKESVPNHERWAAQKQVDREFWNKAGELGLMCLSVPEEYGGGGGTFAHEAVLLEEQARAGDSAWGNSVHSGIVAHYVLAYGTEEQKLRWLPRLATGELVGAIAMSEPGGGSDLQNIKTRAVRTGDEYVINGSKTFITNGAQAELVIVVAKTDPSQGATGISLLVVETPLAPGFRRGRVLDKIGLKGQDTAELFFDDVRVPATNLLGSAEGQGFIQLMRQLPQERLIIAVASIAGIEAAVDLTVDYVKDRTAFGRELIKFQNTRFTLAECATEARVTRAFVDECIGEHLLGRLDVPTAAMAKWWSTERLCRVVDECVQLFGGYGYMTEYPIARAWADARVQKIYGGTNEIMKEIIARSL
- a CDS encoding phosphodiester glycosidase family protein is translated as MPRRTWPLAATLVLALIPTSPGHAEPAAPTGVADLPDVVAARSAVDPARRIETTRTSRPVAPGVSLSSFDWYEPGDAGGWVRGDALTVDLTAGTRVDYLHPGQVTTAEPLSAQANRTRAVAAVNGDFFDINNSNAPEGVGVRDGAVVKSPAAGHRRAVGIDASGIGRVMDVLFDGRVTLADGGTIPLAQLNSASIAAGAFTPVWGSYSRARAVRGATKVAEVVVRDDVVTEVRTAAGDDPIPSDGYVLVGREAGADRLAALATGQRVTLDYTAKAGDGSALKAAIGGNQLLLKDGAVVAPDDPLHPRTAVGFSADGKKMFLLTVDGRQAPFLLGLNLKDMAAALKEMGAHNALNLDGGGSSTLLARTPGTEAVAVENTPSDGGERPVPNGLALYAPQGSGRLAGFWTRTAIDPRRAPGSDTVAGGHPERVFPGLTRRLVADGYDETYGPARDQAHLWQSTRPHVGWVADGVFRGLSKGTTKAVARRGGTTGEVELTVLGPLARLSATTNRLSLPEIGGTGGLGVVGHDPEGFTAPVEPADLDLDYDRAVVDIAPGDNGSLRVKALKPGATTVTARVGGTVVRVPVTVGLQEKVVANFDDGAAWTFGSARGSGSVAPVAEGRTGAGLKLAYDFGQSTGTRTAYAIPPRPIVLEGQPLALGAWVYGHGRGEWTAFTVTDNAGLTRSLYGPYITWTGWKYLEVPVPSGMAFPLSVTRFYTIETKADRQYSGEVLVDDIVAKVPPAVQLPAAQEVADRVVVQDGTVGNREWRFAVMSDAQFVARDPDSDLVRAARRTLREIKAQKPDFVVVNGDFVDEAAPADLAMAHRILNEELGDELPWYYVPGNHEIMGPGTIENFRREFGATNRVFDHKGTRFVLLDTSTGTVRGGGFDQAAMLRDALRDHGPVNSVVVVEHHPPRDPTPTKGSQLNDRLEADVVEDWLADFRRTTGKGAMFIGSHVGVFHASRVDGVPYLINGNSGKAPAEGGFSGWTMLGVDSRPKPGQEWIAAEIRPHVDGLSLAVPDTVRVGTPGAVAASVAQGSRQVPVKYPVSADWTGSLNVHIGQFAGLRPWHVAWLDPATGRLTALRPGKATIAVTVNGVTRRADVTTAWPQWGLKVA